The genomic interval CATCATCATCACCAAGCTGTGCCAGGATCAGCTACATTGATTGTCAGTTACCAAGTAGTAACATTTGGAGCACATGGATCAAAGCTTATTCATACTGCTGTCTCCATAACACACGTCACATTCAGTAGCTCCTAGAATTAATGAATAATTTTACCCACCTCAATTCCAATAAGCACAAAATGATATCTTTAAGATAATAGACAAACAATATGAAACCAAGAAAGCACAAAGAAGAAACTAAAAATAAGTAAAGATGCATGAGAGTTAAATAAACCAAGTCTCCTGACAGTGTTATAACTTTTAACCATAATCTAGATGAGAAACAGGGTTTTCACTAGTAATTGACACTGAAGGATATGCCTACCTGCATGATCCAAGCTCTAACCAACATAAGCAGAAGCAGCGAAAGACCAAATGCTGGCAAAGCAGCAAGGATAGCAAAATTAATCTCGTTGGCCTTAAGAATCTGATCTAGCTCAAGCATTGCCCTAGTCACAAAACAATTAATGGAGTCATTAGTCATATCATTAAATTTACTTTGCATATCGGTTCAAATCCTCCAGATCTGTAGAATTCCACTTACGTCTCAAGATCCAGCTTCAGCTTTTGAATCTGTAAAACTAAGAAATTAATACAAAGAGCATCTAGAAAGTACAGTCAACTGCTATTTACACAGGCAGAGGAAAACCTGGATAAGCATCGCTCGAGCAAGCTCTCCACTCAACAAATTTTGAAGGGGATGCATCACCTCTTTTTCATATCTGCAACAAAACATTTATTTGCTAATGTGGATGCAGTACTGAAAAAAAATCATACTTCAGTTTAGATTTTATTCCAAGTTATGTTTCAAAAACAGATATCTACAGTTAAGTAGAAAACAATTAGTAAATAGACAGCAATGAAAATCAAGAACTTAGAACCCTGACCACATCTATCAGTTATTAGAGAAGTAAGATAACAATAAACTAATGACCAGCATTTTCTGTAACATGCCAAAACAAGTTATCTTAAGCTGCAATCTGCAGTTGTTTTCTCTCGGCTTCATCAAGTAGTAGGCATATTGATAAGATACTGGAGCATTCCAAGTCAATATATTAAAATGTTTTGGTTGAATAATCCATaaaaatatggaaaaatatttcatactttaaaaaaaatcctattgTAATTTGTGAGAATCCATCCAGTTACCTCCAATGTCATACAACACTAAATGTATTGGAGAAAAACGAGATACTATAATGTATCATTGCATATGTTTGCTCATGCATGAGAGTTCatgtaaaatttttctttttgatgaaCAAGAGCTCATGTAAAAATTGGTTACATTAGAGTGGCATATAGAAAATTTAGCAATTTTATTTCACAAGGAAATTgatgtagttcaataataaaaCTCGTTACCTGGCCATCACCATTTCCAACATTTGCTGATCTGGAATATCATCTGGTATCTTTTGACCTTTTGTTTGCTCACAGAAAGCCAACAACATCCTGAAAATTAGTAGTAAAAACATGTCACACATCCTACAAACATGTCACAGAAATCCCTTACAATGAGCAATCATATGGCACACACACTGAAGCAGATATGATGTCAAGTTATACAAGATAACCTACAACATGTCACACATCCTACAAACcttgctgttaaaaaatattgcAAAAAAAAGAGAATCTGCCAAGTGACATTATCCTATATAATATAGCTACAACAAACAAGGATAACACAAGGATCTAAACTTTCAAACATGTATATGCCCTCTGACAGTTTACGTTAAGATGCAATCTTTTTCTTCTTAATCATCCATGTAGGGCACAGGGCTAATGTTATTGAATTGTAGCATCAGAATTGAAGGAACTTGTTCTGATATTAGCAACAGGATGTCCCACTCATGGTCACAAATTAAGGACAAGTCATGGCAGGCTATTATCCTGAAAACTACTTGGGGAAAAAAAATTCTCATGGATATAAGGGCAAGCAAGATCAGATCACAAAGCATAGAACAAATTGGATAAGAATTTAACCTGTGTAAAGATTCAGCTGTCAGTTGCACCTCTTctgcttccatcacacctttatGTCTCCTCCTAAATGTTTCAAAGAGTTCATCTCTGATTGAAATGAGCTGAAAAGTAGAAATTGAAATAAGATCGAAACAAAGTAGAATAGCTAATACTAATAAAAAAATTGCGTTGCATTTGTGAAAATTTGCATAATTGTAATGCTGCACAAGAGGAATGGATAGCTTAGTCTAACTGATACAGATTCAACTACAAAACGGGTGATGATTTTAAGTTCTCATGTAGTCAGTATCCTAGACTATTATCATGACAACATTCTACAAGATCCCTCTTGGCCAGACATTAAAAACTTCAACCCCTGAAACTCGATAAAGATCCCAATATCTATGTTTCTgaataatgagaaaaaaaattcttaaatgtCCATCCCTGGTTGAAGATTAGCTGAATTGAACTAAGCACCCCTACAATAACTGAAGCACTGTTGTTCATGAGATAAGACAATAAACATTGCAAAGGTGCTTTCAGGCAAATTAGTTGGGTGAAATGTTTGTCTCTGAATCAAATACAGCAATGTATTTTAAGACCCTGTTTTCAACAGTTGATTGGTATTCATAAGCATGGCTGAAACACATCGTTCCAGTTGCTGATTGTATCAATACTATGTCAGCATGAGTAAATGTCATAATGTCACCCATGCTGACACGGTTTCCATAGTACCAACATGACAGTGTTATCAAAGTTAGTATTGTCCAAAATTGACCAAGATAGGAAGGGAGTGTTCTCTTCCCAAATCTCATCCTTCCATTCTGCCCGTTGGCACAAAGAAAATGAGAGGGGAAGAAAGAGAAGCACCAATAAATGATACTGGCTGAAATAGGAAGATTTTGTACCAACAGCCTATTCTTTGATTGCATCTGTCAGTGAAGAAGAGGAGATGAATCAATAAAAGAAGAGGAAAAACatcaattggagcatcaaccatAACGAAGAGAGTGACTCTAGAGTTGGAGAAATAGAGATATATACCTATATCTTGTAGTTATACCTATATCTATTTCAAACATGTGGAGAAATTAATTACAAGTTAAGAATGTTTTAGGAGTATTCTTATTATAAGTATTGAAAAGTTTATGATTAATTTGAGCAAGACACTTCAAGAAATAATAGTCTCGGTTATACCCATTTTGGTATTATTAAGGTATAAGGGTCAAGATTCTTTCTATATTTTGGAGATAAACAAGCAAAGAGGAAGGAAACAATAGGATCAAAATCGATTCGAATTAAGGTGGAATGCTTTGAATCATGCCAAAGGATGTGATGACCCGACACACTATAGAAACCATAGCGTTCCTGTTGGAGAATGAAACTTCGGCAAGCAACAATACTTTAAACCTTCAAAATaactaaagataaaattaaattgaatcccACAAAAACAATGAAATCTACTAGGGGTGGCAATTTCtgacccgacacgaaaacacgacccgaaccaaatacaaaaaaaatcaggttagggGCAGGTCTTATTGGATTCGAGTCAGGTTCGGGTCAACCTAATTGACACGATTAATAAACGGGTCGAGTTCAGGTCGAAATGATCCGATTACAACGCGAATccgtttataaatattttttggtCGGATTCGGGTCGAATTCTGATTGAGTTCATGGAAAAATAAACATATTTTAATAAAATGGGTCTTTTCAGATCGAGTTTGAGTTGAGTTCGGGTTAAAATGAACATGTTTTTATAAATGAGTTATTTCGAGTCACGTCGGGTTCAGGTTGGATTAGGGTTGTGGGTTATTTCAAATCAGGTTCGGGTCAAATACAGATAAATGGATTGGATTCAAATCGAACAATTTGATCAAAATATTAatcaggtcgggttcgggttttGATATTCCAACCTGTCAACCCGAACCCATCAACCCGAACTCGCCATCCCGAACCCGACCCTAATTACCACCCCTAAAATCTACCAATTggaaaacaaaaattttaaatgaaagtGAAACATGCTTGAAGAGACACAAGAAACATGAAATGCAAACAAAGAAAGTGAAACACCTGACCATACAACCCTGTAGCTAACCAACACTAACTTACATAAGTGAAGACATCtccattttaaccaatattctATGTTGGAACAATTCCACATGGTCAAACATAAGATTATgacaacaaaatcataactaaCAAGAAGAAATACTTCACTTTTCCcccaatattaaaataaaaaaaaaaaaaaaatagcatagCAAGGATGGATGAAAAGTGGATGTCAAGCTAAGCTCTTAcaaatcaaaagactcaaaaTTGCTAAGGTTAGATTTCTAGAAATAGATTCTAATAAGTAAAACTGCCaagagggaaaaaaaaatcatgcaAGCATACTGGCTGTTCAACATGATCCTTCAGAAATCCTGCAGCAGATTCTTTTGCTTCATTGATCCAATTTTCTATGTCTGAGCTTCCCATTAAACTACTATGTCGCAAGAGCCACATTGAACATAGTGACAGGCCAATTGCACCACATGTGTAATGCAACCAGTatattgataatttatttggCTTTTCACATGTGGAGAGCTGCAATCACAAATTAAAGCCATTTATCAATCATAAATCCAAAGAAGCTATATAATAATAAACTAAGTCCGTTTTTAActgaaatatttaatttattacaaatataAGTCTATATCAATTAAAAAGTCATTTTCATAAACACTTAGGAGAATAAGGTACAAATCCTATTAGAATCCTTCCCCTTAAACAGAACTCTAACTTTTATAAAAAAAGATGcacatttcaaaataaaataatttgaaattgaacttaaatcaaatattaatttatttttataatgataaagcttttttatagttttaaatttaGGCAAGGAGAAGAATGACACGAAGTAAGGTTGGAAGGTTTGATGCATCCAAGGTACTGAAGGCTTGATGACATAAGCAACAACATTACATTTTTTTGGTAGGAATTAGAAAGTTATATTCATTTGTGtttattctttattatttttgtcaCGTATCTCAGACActaacaagcatacaagcatcaCACATTTTAACGAGTTTATTTTGCCATTATTGTAGCTTACTAGCTATTCAACCCATTATCCAGCCACTCAATCCTATGCATAGCACCCAACTTATTGCTAATATTCAGCAAGAGCATCAAAACCATTCACAGAGGCACACTCCGATCATCCACTGTTTGCACCTACAAAGCATCACAAgacttaaacatcattttattagcTTACTTAATGAAGTTGAGTTCACCTGGATAGGGAGAATGATGTAGTTAGGGAAATCTGTATTCACTGATTAATATTGTTCATCACTTCAATGCCGGTTAAGTGAAAATCATGAAGTTTTTTTGAAGGAGGATTCTTGATAACTAGGGTAGAAGACATAGTGGAACCCGCCATGGATATATAAGGAATATCAATTAAACTACAATGACAACTTGAGCCTAAAGGACACCAGACTTGATGTTGAATAAACAACAAAATAACTAGGCTGCTTTTGGCATGTATCACAACCAAACTTTCAATAGAAATTGGAAATGGAAGACTTCAAAATCCCATGAATCATATGAATCCTTCCGATTATTGTTGCCAAAGGATCACTTGGACATGAAATTTCTTGAAGCCAAacaaagtataaaaaaaatgcaGTTATTATTATCAACTCACGTAATAGCATTAACATTGAAGAAAACTCAAGTGAAGACATAACAAAGAAAACCatgtatataaaaaaatatatataagataCAAATCCAAGTTAAACATGAAATTTCTTTCAGCCCCTATATTAAGAAACAGGTAGAAAAAGAATTGAATTTGGAAGTCAACTTACAATGCCGGCTAAATACAATTCAAGTCTCTGGAGATTTTTGTGAATCACTTCTGTAGCATCCCTAATCTCAGTATTTGTCCATTGAATCTTTTGTTCTTCCGCATAATGTATTTTCTCAAATTGAAGTGCAAAAGAGCTGTTCTCATCAACAGTAGATAACCTTTCACCCTATCAATAACCATGATATCTTTCAAAAAACAAAGCGACATGAATCGTATAATatttttttgtatacacaaattaaaagaaagaagaaagattaAAAGGCAAAAATGTATAACCTTGAAATTTTCATGTATTTGAGTAATTGAACCTTCTAATTTTAAGAAATGGTTATTAATCATCAACAATAATAAAGGCAATGACTTGTCAACATCCTCCAGTAAAATTCCTCCATGCTTGTTAACTTCCAAATAAACCTACAACAGCAAATGATGGATTAAAACAAAAACATTTGCAgtatataaaagattaagaagGTCCATTAACTAAGTTCAACTACCTATATTATTTTCTAAATATTACAAGCTAATATGTAATTTTCATTGAAAAAGGAACAAAAGATTGCATGATtgttaaatttaaaaaagttaaaatggAGTACTTTGTGTGTATACAAAATAAATGAAATCAAAATGTCTACACAAGTAGGAACAAAATCAAAGAGAAATAAAACAAACATTTACAGCATGAAAACCTGTGCAAGAAAATTAGCCAGGTGATGACTTAGACCGGATAAAATAGCTATCTTGTGAGATATTGTACTGGAAGCAACATGAGATAGATTCTGGATTGGGGATCCACCAGTGCGAAGTCTGCTTAACATTCCATACGTGCCATCGATGAAGGCCAAAGGTCctctttcaaaaatcatgaaataaatCTTCTGAGCATTGGTTCCCTAAAAACAGAATAAAAACCATTTCCACTAAAAAAATATCTTATGATAGGTTTAAAATAAAGGGAGTTAGTCTCCTCTAAATTATAAAGTATGAGAACAAAATTCAAAAGCTACCTCAGCTCTCGTCTGCCAAAAGTGCAAACTTTTTTGAACACTATGCAAATAGCGTAAGGTACATTCCATAACATCCTCTACAACCCTGATAGTACTTCTGCAATATGGAGATTACAATTAGTTAGACAACTGCAATATATTGGTACTGAAGTTTATGGTGACTGCATGCAAAGAATTAATCCGAAttataatttaaacaaaaatgatCAGAAAGTTGTGCATAAAAGGCAGTTTGATAGCTGAGAAAGCATGATGTTAATTTAGAGCTTTATTATGCAGTGGGAAAAAAATGCTTTTGATTAGTGCAGGGCTAGCTTAAATCtttaagaaaataaattgctTCTATTCTAGCACATTGTCTCTAGTTACATGATAATTATGTCTAATCCATTTACCCAAGATAATTAATCGACCAATCTCCGGAGGCCAATTTAACACAAATCACATTTTGATTGGAAGATGGTTTAACAATCAATCAAACTGTAGACAGAAGTTAAAAATTCA from Zingiber officinale cultivar Zhangliang chromosome 6B, Zo_v1.1, whole genome shotgun sequence carries:
- the LOC121988993 gene encoding protein DGS1, mitochondrial-like isoform X2 — protein: MASSSPTESPSSVAPSTSIVAAGGSGSPMGRYLNRISRTVHDRLPSLDSPLLAVISDLYQRLLPTRRQRRRRPSLPLPLHSYAAQPSPSTIRVVEDVMECTLRYLHSVQKSLHFWQTRAEGTNAQKIYFMIFERGPLAFIDGTYGMLSRLRTGGSPIQNLSHVASSTISHKIAILSGLSHHLANFLAQVYLEVNKHGGILLEDVDKSLPLLLLMINNHFLKLEGSITQIHENFKGERLSTVDENSSFALQFEKIHYAEEQKIQWTNTEIRDATEVIHKNLQRLELYLAGILSTCEKPNKLSIYWLHYTCGAIGLSLCSMWLLRHSSLMGSSDIENWINEAKESAAGFLKDHVEQPLISIRDELFETFRRRHKGVMEAEEVQLTAESLHRMLLAFCEQTKGQKIPDDIPDQQMLEMVMARYEKEVMHPLQNLLSGELARAMLIQIQKLKLDLETAMLELDQILKANEINFAILAALPAFGLSLLLLMLVRAWIMQELLNVTCVMETAV
- the LOC121988993 gene encoding protein DGS1, mitochondrial-like isoform X1, which codes for MASSSPTESPSSVAPSTSIVAAGGSGSPMGRYLNRISRTVHDRLPSLDSPLLAVISDLYQRLLPTRRQRRRRPSLPLPLHSYAAQPSPSTIRVVEDVMECTLRYLHSVQKSLHFWQTRAEGTNAQKIYFMIFERGPLAFIDGTYGMLSRLRTGGSPIQNLSHVASSTISHKIAILSGLSHHLANFLAQVYLEVNKHGGILLEDVDKSLPLLLLMINNHFLKLEGSITQIHENFKGERLSTVDENSSFALQFEKIHYAEEQKIQWTNTEIRDATEVIHKNLQRLELYLAGILSTCEKPNKLSIYWLHYTCGAIGLSLCSMWLLRHSSLMGSSDIENWINEAKESAAGFLKDHVEQPLISIRDELFETFRRRHKGVMEAEEVQLTAESLHRMLLAFCEQTKGQKIPDDIPDQQMLEMVMARYEKEVMHPLQNLLSGELARAMLIQIQKLKLDLETAMLELDQILKANEINFAILAALPAFGLSLLLLMLVRAWIMQDKGAEGRGRVARRQRRLLVIEVEKRLVEFQTCMDQGKAEDAQSMYGLMLYTLDLLYKAVEKHAKETGEWISLREDIVDLAKPDLSTVHKFVITSRMGQMYESLLPSSRRV